The genomic region CTCTCCACTGCAGCGCAGCGGTCTGGGCGCAGCAGCCGTGCGCTCCGTCGCGGCAGTTCGCCGCAGTGTCGCTCGAGCCGTCAGCAATTGGATCCCGTGCATTTTGTCCATCTTTTTCAGGATGGCCAGCGTCGACTCGAGCGTAATTTTCATCGTGAAGTAGTTGCCTGCATCACTTCGCACAGAGTCGGTGCGACAGAGTCGCAGTGTGACAGTCAGTGCAGTTTGAGCAGCTGCCTGATTGCACCCGCGATGCGCAGGAACTTgtccttcttcctctgtttCAGCGCCATGAGCGCTTTGGACGTCTCCTCGGGGTCGTGGGCGTACGAGAAGATACTTCGGACCCGCTCCTCCGCCTTCATATCCCCCGTCTTCTGGAAGAGCCTCATGAGCGCGTCCTGATTGACGTTCTCAAATATGTTGGCCGCCGCCTTCTTGCGGTTCGCCGTGTCGAAGCGGGTCCCGTGGCTCGAGGGACTCACGCGGCGGCAGTCTGAAGACACGTAGCTCGACATGTTTCTCGACTTTTCTTTGGTGAAATCTGCCAGGCTACCACACCAGCTCCTCAGGATGAGCGAGGTCGGTATTCCTTTGTCATGGAGCAGAGTGCGGCTCCGGACTCCTATTGTGCTTTATAAAGGGTTGCCGGCGGCGCTCGCGCAGCCGGGAGCTGCGTGTTGCCATGACGTCACTGCTCGTGCTAGCGCTCCGCTGGGAGCCGCCCATTCCAGCGCAGGGACCCGAAGGCGGAAGGTCAGACTGAGGAATGAGGCAGAGGACCCTGCGTGCCGGCACGGCTGAAGTTATGTTTTAACGGATATTTGCGTGTGTGCCTGGCGTGTGGATTTGTTGGGTTTAATTAAAGGGCGCCTGAAACACTTTCCTTGCTTATGTGATGGTCATGATTGAAGAATATTCAGCACAGCTGTCAGATCAAAAGTGCCTCTCGCAGTGGTACTGCTGTATAATTTCTCATTAGATTTGTAAAGTGAAGTGTGAGCGCATGTAATCCTTCGTTCGCACACAGCGCATCTTCCAAACATTTAACTGGgcagaaattaaaagaaaaaaatactgaaatcgCCTGTCCATCAGCTGAAAGgaatattttgcttttctatTGAGCAGTTTCTTTGAAAATATGATTGAATAAAATACgtacatcctgtcctgtgtatgcTGAATGTCATACTATATGATGTATTTTGCTTctagaaacaatattttataaatttatagctatattcatatacatacaaacaataGGTTCACATACAAGGAGCTTGATGTGGTGTATGTCCTTCCAAACCTTAACaggtatatatatgtgtgtgtgtgtgtgtgtgtgtgtgtgtgtgtgcgcgcgcgcgcgtgcgtgcacacacacacacagtatgttcTTTTGGGAAAGCTTTGCCTTGGAAGCCATGCTAGTGGTTGCTATGAGTGAGACTCAAAAGACTTAAAGCCCTTACATTTGATCATCACCATGCAGTCAATGGTCTTTGCATAAGACATCATGTTTTGTGCAATTCTCAGTTTTTCATGGTTCAGATAAAAAATAGAATTCGCTGCCGCTTCCCACTGTTAATTACAGGCCTTTGTCCTCCTGAGACTGTTATTGTAAGTACAgctgtgtctttgttttgacTGCTGCAGCACAGTCAGCATATTTCTCGATGCTTTATGAACAACCTCTCGCATTTGTTCTTCGCACGGAGATGTATTACTTCCAAGCTTATTGAACTATGTGAGTCAACACTATTGGCACTTTTTATGTCCGAgacttgcagacacacacacacattttcagaactgcttgtcccatacggagttacggggaaccagagcctacccggcaacacagggcgtaaggccggagggggaggggacacacccaggacggggcgccagtccgccgcaagacaccccaagcaggactcgaaccccagacccactggagagtaggactgtggtccgacccactgcaccaccgcatcccccctcaCTTGCAGACAATCACGTTatttctgtatgtatatatttcatcGCATAACCTGAAAATAGTATATACTGGCACTAAAGCCATCCacacagctggtagagtagtggttagagtcatttcctttgcatccaaaggtaacaggtttgatctccatcGCaaactgtggtacccttgagcaagcgacttaccctaaattgctctagtaaaataacccagctgtataaatgggtaaataattgtaagtgacattagaggaaagtgtcagctaaatgaacaaatgtaaatctattAAGAGAAATCTTGCATTAGTAGCAATGTCATTTaatgaagaacagaaaaaatgaaGATCAGCTAAAGCACCATACATACACTCTTCCAGTTGTAGTAGATGAGTCTACTAAATATCTCTCTTATCTAATAAACAGCAACTATAAATAGTGTTATGAGGGTGCTGCTCCCTCTTCCCAGTCCTAGACGCAGCACTGTATACTGGCAGGTTTGGGAGAACAGTGACCCTATGCATGTTGATAAGAGTAGAGGGTGGTCCCACTGGCTGCAATTTAGAAAAGGATACAAACAAAACACCCCCACAGCTTTAAACACTTGCATCCTGTGAATACGCTGTTTTCCAGCCACTTTTAAATCTTCCTAGGAACCAGAATTCTGCTTTTGGTTACTGCAAGACAGAATATTTTACCAATTATTACCACTAATTTGTTTTGTAGCTGATAGTTTTAACCCAAGACACTTACAGAATGTGAGTGACTTACACGGcaggctaattttactggagcaattcaaagtaCCAGGCCTAAGGTACAGCGATACCCAAGAGCAGGGCTCGAACTGATCGCGCTTCAGGTCATTACTCCTTAACCTCAATACTATTTGTGGTATTTCTGTTATGTAAGATTTTTGTCATCTGAGAGTGTTTTTGAAGGTCTCTAAGAGATGAGTCTGGGAAAAACTAGGGAATGCTAGCACACTTAGCCTCTTGTTCAGCCCCTAGTAATTTTCCATTAAGCAGATCTATGACAAGTGTTTGGCTCCAACAGACACAACAGACATATACGCCATCCTGGAGGTGGTGGCAGAAAATACGGTAGAGGGATGTGGTCTCTGGCGCATTTATCACAAGAGCTCAGAGAACTCTGAAGGTTCCCGACACAATGGAGTCTGCACTGCAGGGAAGGGGAAGGGGCGGTCCGCCTTCTGACCCGACCCGACCTGGCCTGACCGTCCGAGCCAACTCATTAATAACTATAACAGAAGAACAGTTAAACTTAGCAAAGGTCAGAGTTTCTGTCATCACTTCCTCCCAACAGCTGAGCTGATGGAGCGAGAATAGGTTGTCCCAACCAAAGCCATCTTATCATTTAAACATCACAAACGGGAGATGTGcttaaaaaataacatacaaAACAACAGCCAAAAACAAATCTGTATGAGTAAtaatgtataaacatttaatttccagtGAACCAAGATGCTTTATTTAGCAGTGCCATGACTCAAGAAATGTGTGGGAAACAAGATTCTGAGACtcaggctgatttttttttctattcctgTCACACAGTCTGATCCAAGGGTAACCTAGCTTTGCCCTCTAGCACTATTGCTGTAGGCATGCTGTAATTTACTATGGTACTGTATGTAGCTTCACTTTCATCATGCAGCTCTGGTACTGAAGAAAAGAAATACTTGTAGTATACAAAAGAtccatgaaaaatgaaagtggtGATATCATACAAGGATACTCTTAAAATAACCTTAAGCACTACCTGTGGAATGCCAACATCTCAGATGATAAAATATGAATGATATAACCTCAGACTTATACATGTTTGATTAATTTTAAGCAATTGAAGAGACGTAGTTATACAAAGCAAGAGTTGCTTCAAGTGTTCTGATGCTTTGACAATAATTACGGTTTCGCTCAGAGATGATTTCATTTGACGTCAAAGGATGATCAGCGCATGCTGGTAAAGATGCCACTGGAGggctttaaatattaatttacaatgaaatattaaaactgcacaaaacatCCTCCTTTGGCATAATGAGACCTGCTGATGATAACTAGTGGGACTTCATATAATAAGGCCTAGCTGCTCTTTAGTGGTTTTACCAGAACTTTGTGGACATAGTCTGAAAAACTGAATAGCTTTAGCTGCAAACCACATAAAGCAACAAGTAACTGGGACAACTGGATTAATACTTCAAATATCACTGAAAAATACATCAAGCCGattgttttttcctcatatgGTTGGAGTTTTACCGGCATAGAAAAccaaacacacgcagacaaaagtattttttgatTAACTTGACCAAAAAAAGCAGTCTCTGAAAAATTCAGCACTGGCCTTTTAGTCATTCTTATAGTGAACCATTACTGTTTGGATTAATCTCAGATTTTTGTtggaatattttattattacatagACTTCTGTCACATTTCATTAACATGTTTCAGAAATCCTTTCTTCCCccttattttattctgttctccAGCTATACTCTGTTCAGAGCAATTAAAGTGTCACTTTCATTCCAAAAACAGCCCATTACATCAGTCATGCCttcaaaatcaaatttaaaaatgtatctgcCATCTAGTCCACAACACTACAACTGTGTACAGCTTtctgaaataatgaaagaattgttttattttcctgttgttgtcattcatgaaaaaagaaaaaaacagaaagtaagAGAAGTCCATCCAGTGCCACACCACAGCCCAACAAATTACTTCATCCTTCCATCCTGCTGCTAAAGTGTCCTGGGGAAAAGTGACCGAACTCCATCCCAGTGACACCAGACACAAGACTAATTCAGAAActaatttacagtttttaaaatatacaataatatacatttttctcctttggtCAGTTAGTTGACAGTTTCTGGTTTCCGTTAGTGGGGAACACCTCTCCACTCTTACAAAGATGCTTGGCCAATGTACAAAGAACATCCACTGCATCTGCAGGCTGAGCAGAAGACAATGCTGAGGAGCTCAGTGTTTACACTCACAGCACCTCGGGAAGCCTGGGCCTAATTTCTACTCATCTGGGTCAACATTCCATTCTCTTATGCCAGCGGACTACAGTAATCACACAACTCCTTTCCTGGAGTCGCCATGGGTTGAAGCAACGTTTGACAGGAGGAGCAGGGTAGGCTCCTCGTTCTTAGTGCATTGTGTGCCCCTGCCCCACACCCttagaaaacacatttcccgtATTTCTAAACATCTCCCTGGTTAGGCCTTACGAGAACACACACAGCCGTATGAAAAAGGATGACTCTTGCATAGTCTCTTCTGGGGAGAGAGAAACCCTCAGCGGTCTGGTTTCCCAGGAGGGTCTCTGTTGCTTTTTCTGGAACCCAGAGCACAGCTGGTCACCAGAGGAGTCACCATCCAGTCATTTACTAGTTTTCGGTGCGCTATTAATTTCCAGTAGACTCTATTATCAGACTAAATGATATTTTGCAACAGTCTTCAACTTGATAGAACCCTACCAAGTCTGAGTGAGCAGATCCCATTGAATGATGGAATTCCTAGGAAAAGTTGTACTCATCTGGGTTAAAATTCCATGCTCTTGGGCCAGCAAGAAGAAAACAGCCCCTAGTGCTGGTAAGTACTAGGAGGTTAACCCAATGCCAAACGGACTGGAGTAATCGTCCTGTGAGATGAGCCAGGTGCACGCGACTGATGTCACTTCTGATTGGTGCAGCCAGCGCTGGCATTGCCACCTGCTTCAAGCTTCCTTCAGTCGCGGCTCGGTGGCTGAGTATGCAGATTAAATGACTCATCAAGCCGCACGAGCAAAGCAAGCAGGGGCCAGCAGCCGGCTCAGGCCGGTTCTATGCGAGGTCGCTGTCCTCTGTTTACTGCACTCAGACACCTCATGTGACTCCCTAAGCTCAGGCCACAGTGAAGCCACTGGCGCTATGGGTGGTGGCAGGGATCGCATCCTTGGCTAATCAGCACACCTCATTAAGTCCCACCCCTTATTTTCAAGACCACACCCTGCATAATCGTACCCATGTCCCATCttttcatatattaaaattGGCTGAATATTCTaggaaggggggtgcagtggtgcagcggtgcagcaagtttggccgagtcctgctctctggtgggtctggggttcgattcctgcttggggtgccttgtggcaaactggcgttccgtcctgggtgtgtcccctccccctcctgccttgagccctgtgttgccaggttaagctccggcttgctgtgaccccgctcgggacaagcagcttcagacagtgtgtgtgtgtgtgaacattctagaaaagaaatacaaaaagtgtAAGTCATAGACAGTGACTTTTCCATCTTCTCTTCCATGCTCTCAGGAAGTTTGTTGCTGTTACTTTCTTCTGAGACAATTTCTACTTTCAAGTGGgaatttaaaattgcatttttatattcaaaTTAACTCGGCAggtattaatttatcagacaaaaattaaattcagagGAGACTAATTCAACAGCAGACAGAAGTATCAAACACAGGCAAGAAACAGGTAGAAACAGTTATGTCTGAAAACTCTTGGGTACTTATGActaa from Scleropages formosus chromosome 12, fSclFor1.1, whole genome shotgun sequence harbors:
- the tcima gene encoding transcriptional and immune response regulator a; translation: MSSYVSSDCRRVSPSSHGTRFDTANRKKAAANIFENVNQDALMRLFQKTGDMKAEERVRSIFSYAHDPEETSKALMALKQRKKDKFLRIAGAIRQLLKLH